A genomic segment from Acuticoccus sediminis encodes:
- a CDS encoding fumarylacetoacetate hydrolase family protein: MKLLRIGEPGKERPAVLAPDGTARDLTGIVDDIAGDALTPAGLDRLRAVDTDSLPALPEGRIGPCVAGVGKFICIGLNYADHAAESGMEVPKEPIMFMKANSAICGPNDTVLVPRNSTKCDWEVELGVVIGKPGAYIAPDDAMTHVAGYCVVNDVSERAFQIERGGQWVKGKSADTFGPIGPWLVTADEVPDPQNLAMWLEVDGHRYQDGSTRTMVFGVAHLVSYLSQFMSLQPGDIISTGTPPGVGMGQKPPVYLKGGESMSLGIEGLGTQTQKVGNA, translated from the coding sequence ATGAAACTCCTGCGCATCGGCGAACCGGGCAAAGAGCGCCCCGCCGTCCTCGCCCCCGACGGAACCGCACGCGACCTCACCGGCATCGTCGACGACATCGCGGGCGACGCCCTCACCCCGGCCGGCCTCGACCGCCTCCGCGCGGTCGACACGGACTCGCTGCCCGCCCTCCCCGAGGGCCGTATCGGCCCGTGCGTCGCAGGCGTCGGCAAGTTCATCTGCATCGGCCTCAACTACGCCGACCATGCCGCCGAAAGCGGCATGGAGGTGCCGAAAGAGCCGATCATGTTCATGAAGGCCAACTCGGCAATCTGCGGCCCGAACGACACCGTGCTCGTCCCGCGCAACTCCACCAAGTGCGACTGGGAAGTCGAGCTCGGCGTCGTCATCGGCAAGCCCGGCGCCTACATCGCACCCGATGACGCAATGACCCACGTCGCCGGCTACTGCGTCGTCAACGACGTCTCCGAGCGCGCCTTCCAGATCGAGCGCGGCGGCCAGTGGGTGAAGGGCAAGTCCGCCGACACCTTCGGTCCGATCGGGCCGTGGCTCGTCACCGCCGACGAGGTCCCCGACCCGCAGAACCTCGCCATGTGGCTCGAGGTCGACGGCCACCGCTACCAGGACGGCTCGACCAGGACGATGGTGTTCGGCGTCGCCCACCTCGTCAGCTACCTGTCGCAGTTCATGTCCCTGCAGCCGGGTGACATCATCTCCACCGGCACGCCCCCCGGCGTCGGCATGGGCCAGAAGCCGCCGGTCTACCTCAAGGGCGGCGAGAGCATGTCGCTCGGGATCGAGGGCCTCGGCACCCAGACCCAGAAGGTCGGCAACGCCTGA
- a CDS encoding SDR family oxidoreductase has translation MNHIDLAGRVAAVTGGAQGIGLAVAKRLKAGGAKVTIWDRDEKLGRTAAAELGADFRVLEQTDELAVSSVVKSVESDFGAVDVLVACAGIAGANAPVKDYDPAEWRRIIDINLNGVFYLNRAVVPGMIARGYGRIVNVASIAGKEGNPNACAYSASKAGVIALTKSLGKECAGYDIGVNCVTPAAARTRIFDQMSQEHIDYMLSKIPRNRFLEVDEAAAMIAWLASADNSFTTGAVFDLSGGRATY, from the coding sequence ATGAACCACATCGATCTCGCAGGCCGCGTCGCCGCCGTCACCGGCGGCGCGCAGGGGATCGGCCTCGCCGTCGCCAAGCGCCTCAAGGCCGGCGGCGCGAAGGTCACCATCTGGGACCGTGACGAGAAGCTGGGCCGCACCGCGGCCGCCGAGCTCGGCGCCGACTTCCGCGTCCTGGAGCAGACCGACGAGCTCGCCGTCTCCTCCGTGGTGAAGAGCGTCGAGTCCGACTTCGGCGCGGTCGACGTCCTCGTCGCCTGCGCCGGCATCGCCGGCGCCAACGCGCCGGTGAAGGACTACGACCCGGCCGAGTGGCGCCGCATCATCGACATCAACCTCAACGGCGTCTTCTACCTCAACCGCGCCGTCGTGCCGGGGATGATCGCGCGCGGCTACGGACGCATCGTCAACGTCGCCTCGATCGCGGGCAAGGAGGGCAACCCGAACGCCTGCGCCTACTCCGCCTCCAAGGCGGGCGTGATCGCGCTGACGAAGTCACTCGGCAAGGAGTGCGCCGGCTACGACATCGGCGTGAACTGCGTCACGCCCGCCGCCGCCCGCACCCGCATCTTCGACCAGATGAGCCAGGAGCACATCGACTACATGCTCTCGAAGATCCCGCGGAACCGCTTTCTGGAAGTCGACGAAGCGGCTGCTATGATCGCCTGGCTCGCCTCGGCGGATAACTCCTTCACCACCGGCGCGGTGTTCGACCTCTCGGGCGGCCGCGCCACCTACTAA
- a CDS encoding TRAP transporter large permease produces MTVAVLFALFTVLLIVGVPIAFAMGLSAVTVVLMFMNVPLVLLPQRFFSSLDSFPLMAIPLFILAGNLMNVSGITAAIVRFASALIGHIRGGLAQVNIATSLMFSGISGSAAADVAAVGSMLLPAMKKEGYKPEWSAVITAASAILGPILPPSLLMVLYGAMTGQSIGTLFLAGILPGLVIALFLMALTWWKADTIGGQKHSRATKAEIGRAFLAALPALVLPVLIIGGIQSGVFTATEAGVLAVVYALLYGFVTGKLGPGLAWHHLRDAAIATSSILIILGGAALFSWIIAREGFPAQIAEALTTLTSNPYLALGLIVVALLILGMFVETISALILVTPMLAPIGAAYGIDPIHFAIVTIISVLLGSITPPVAIILILACRIGGVDYAKVIRPFIPYFLIILAGLVVITYVPAVTLAVPRLFAGYGG; encoded by the coding sequence ATGACCGTCGCCGTCCTCTTCGCGCTCTTCACGGTGCTCCTGATCGTCGGCGTGCCCATCGCCTTCGCCATGGGCCTCTCGGCGGTCACGGTCGTGCTGATGTTCATGAACGTGCCGCTCGTCCTCCTGCCGCAGCGCTTCTTTTCCTCCCTCGACTCCTTCCCGCTGATGGCGATCCCGCTCTTCATCCTGGCGGGCAACCTCATGAACGTCTCCGGGATCACCGCGGCGATCGTGCGCTTCGCCTCCGCCCTCATCGGCCACATCCGCGGCGGCCTCGCACAGGTGAACATCGCCACATCGCTGATGTTCTCCGGGATCTCGGGCTCGGCGGCGGCGGACGTCGCGGCGGTCGGCTCCATGCTGCTGCCGGCCATGAAGAAGGAGGGCTACAAGCCGGAGTGGTCCGCGGTGATCACCGCGGCGTCGGCGATCCTCGGCCCCATCCTGCCGCCGTCGCTCCTCATGGTGCTCTACGGCGCGATGACCGGGCAGTCGATCGGTACCCTCTTCCTCGCGGGAATCCTGCCGGGCCTTGTCATCGCCCTCTTCCTGATGGCCCTCACCTGGTGGAAGGCCGACACCATCGGCGGCCAGAAACATTCGCGCGCCACGAAGGCCGAGATCGGCCGCGCCTTCCTCGCCGCGCTGCCGGCGCTGGTGCTGCCGGTCCTCATCATCGGCGGCATCCAGTCCGGCGTCTTCACCGCCACGGAGGCCGGCGTCCTCGCGGTCGTTTACGCCCTCCTCTACGGGTTCGTGACCGGCAAGCTCGGCCCGGGCCTCGCCTGGCACCACCTGCGCGACGCGGCCATCGCCACCTCGTCGATCCTCATCATCCTCGGCGGCGCGGCGCTGTTCTCCTGGATCATCGCCCGCGAGGGCTTCCCGGCACAGATCGCCGAGGCGCTGACGACGCTCACCTCGAACCCGTACCTCGCGCTCGGGCTCATCGTCGTGGCGCTCCTGATCCTCGGCATGTTCGTCGAGACGATCTCGGCCCTCATCCTGGTGACGCCGATGCTCGCACCCATCGGCGCCGCCTACGGGATCGACCCGATCCACTTCGCGATCGTGACGATCATCTCGGTGCTGCTCGGCTCGATCACGCCGCCGGTGGCGATCATCCTGATCCTTGCCTGCCGTATCGGCGGGGTGGACTATGCCAAGGTGATCCGCCCCTTCATCCCGTATTTCCTCATCATCCTCGCCGGCCTCGTCGTCATCACCTACGTGCCGGCCGTCACGCTCGCAGTCCCGCGCCTGTTCGCAGGCTACGGCGGCTGA
- a CDS encoding TRAP transporter small permease has translation MAAVLTVVFAVMIALVFLQVVDRFVPWFSYFWTEEVVRILLVWSVMMGLPVVLYIHGEIIVDILPLPPKATIWRLRLATLLGAIFLGFLAWYGYAYAARSVNFMLPTLGISRAWVYAPIPLGAALGIIALLFRRESGADAYPTQMGDDNPVLPT, from the coding sequence ATGGCGGCGGTCCTTACGGTCGTCTTCGCGGTCATGATCGCCCTGGTTTTCCTCCAGGTGGTCGACCGCTTCGTCCCCTGGTTCTCCTACTTCTGGACCGAAGAGGTGGTGCGCATCCTCCTCGTCTGGTCCGTCATGATGGGCCTGCCGGTCGTGCTCTACATCCACGGTGAGATCATCGTGGACATCCTGCCGCTGCCCCCGAAGGCGACCATCTGGCGCCTGCGCCTCGCGACGCTCCTCGGCGCGATCTTCCTCGGCTTCCTCGCCTGGTACGGCTACGCCTACGCGGCGCGCTCCGTGAACTTCATGCTCCCGACGCTCGGCATCTCCCGCGCCTGGGTCTACGCGCCCATCCCGCTCGGCGCGGCGCTCGGGATCATCGCCCTCCTGTTCCGCCGCGAAAGCGGGGCGGACGCCTATCCGACCCAGATGGGCGACGACAACCCGGTGCTTCCCACATGA
- a CDS encoding TRAP transporter substrate-binding protein gives MTILKSARMTVAALLGTAMLAGPAFAQTTIRLAHHLPESSEQHVAALRLKELVEERSGGELQMEILPGGQLGGQREIIEGVQLGTIEMGFGESGLYSNYVPAFGILTLPYLYTGPEHWAAVVDGDIGQTMASQLEDATGLVIANWMLSGYRDTYTTDRVIETPADFADLKIRVPESPVFIETFKALSAQPTPIPAPEIYTALQSNVVQAMEGTPEAGFTQRIYEVTKHLNKTRHILFDGSFVTSRMFLDGLSEESQKILLESAAQVADEQREAHLGREKDWFTKLAETGIEIHEVDPEPFREALTPLQDTFAEKAGATDALAQIRELGGE, from the coding sequence ATGACGATCCTGAAATCCGCACGGATGACCGTGGCGGCGCTCCTGGGCACGGCGATGCTCGCCGGTCCGGCGTTCGCGCAGACGACGATCCGTCTCGCCCACCACCTGCCGGAAAGCTCCGAGCAGCACGTCGCCGCGCTGCGCCTGAAGGAACTGGTCGAGGAGCGCTCGGGCGGCGAGCTCCAGATGGAGATCCTCCCCGGCGGCCAGCTCGGCGGCCAGCGCGAGATCATCGAGGGCGTCCAGCTCGGAACCATCGAGATGGGCTTCGGCGAGAGCGGCCTGTACTCCAACTACGTGCCCGCCTTCGGCATCCTGACCCTTCCCTACCTCTACACCGGCCCGGAGCACTGGGCGGCGGTCGTCGACGGTGACATCGGTCAGACGATGGCGAGCCAGCTCGAGGACGCCACCGGCCTCGTCATCGCCAACTGGATGCTGTCGGGCTACCGCGACACCTACACCACCGACCGCGTGATCGAGACGCCGGCCGACTTCGCCGACCTCAAGATCCGCGTGCCGGAGAGCCCGGTCTTCATCGAGACCTTCAAGGCCCTCAGCGCCCAGCCGACGCCGATCCCGGCCCCGGAGATCTACACCGCGCTCCAGTCGAACGTCGTCCAGGCGATGGAAGGCACCCCCGAGGCCGGCTTCACGCAGCGCATCTACGAGGTGACCAAGCACCTCAACAAGACGCGCCACATCCTGTTCGACGGCTCGTTCGTCACCTCGCGGATGTTCCTCGACGGCCTCTCCGAGGAGAGCCAGAAGATCCTGCTGGAATCGGCCGCCCAGGTCGCCGACGAGCAGCGTGAGGCCCACCTCGGCCGCGAGAAGGACTGGTTCACCAAGCTCGCCGAGACCGGCATCGAGATCCACGAGGTCGATCCGGAGCCGTTCCGTGAGGCGCTGACCCCGCTGCAGGACACCTTCGCCGAGAAGGCCGGCGCCACCGACGCGCTCGCCCAGATCCGCGAACTCGGCGGAGAGTGA
- the rhmD gene encoding L-rhamnonate dehydratase has product MAVPVIRHVRASVVRGGGADYHDQGADHWIDDNISTPMSKYPQYRASRQSFGINVLGTLLVEIETDTGHRGFAVTTAGEPGAYIVEKHLARFLEGRKVTDIELMWDQMYNATIYYGRRGLVLNVISGVDLALWDLLGQVRQEPVHAMIGGPVRDEITFYATGARPDLAKEMGFIGGKMPLRFGPAQGEEGLNEAVEHVARMREKVGPDFWLMYDCWMSLTVEYATRLANRLDPIGFKWIEECLSPDDYWGYAELRKNVPRGMLVTTGEHEATRWGFRMLMEMDCCDIVQPDVNWCGGLTELIKISALADAHGKLVVPHGSSVYSYHFVCTRQNSPFAEFLMMAPKADKVVPMFSPMLEGEPVPVNGKIKMSELDKPGFGVTLAEGLTLERPYTH; this is encoded by the coding sequence ATGGCCGTACCAGTGATCCGGCACGTCCGGGCCAGCGTCGTTCGCGGCGGCGGAGCGGACTACCACGACCAGGGCGCCGACCACTGGATCGACGACAACATTTCGACCCCGATGTCGAAATATCCGCAGTACCGCGCGAGCCGTCAGTCCTTCGGCATCAACGTGCTCGGCACCCTCCTCGTCGAAATCGAGACCGACACCGGGCATCGCGGCTTCGCCGTGACCACCGCGGGCGAGCCCGGCGCCTACATCGTCGAGAAGCACCTCGCCCGCTTCCTCGAGGGCCGCAAGGTCACCGACATCGAGCTGATGTGGGACCAGATGTACAACGCGACCATCTACTACGGTCGCCGCGGCCTCGTCCTCAACGTGATTTCCGGCGTCGACCTCGCCCTGTGGGACCTGCTCGGCCAGGTGCGCCAGGAGCCGGTCCACGCGATGATCGGCGGACCCGTCCGCGACGAGATCACCTTCTACGCCACCGGCGCGCGCCCGGACCTCGCCAAGGAGATGGGCTTCATCGGTGGCAAGATGCCGCTGCGCTTCGGCCCGGCACAGGGCGAGGAAGGCCTCAACGAGGCGGTCGAGCACGTCGCCCGGATGCGCGAGAAGGTCGGCCCCGACTTCTGGCTCATGTACGACTGCTGGATGAGCCTCACGGTCGAGTACGCGACGCGCCTTGCCAATCGGCTCGACCCGATCGGCTTCAAGTGGATCGAGGAGTGCCTCTCGCCCGACGACTACTGGGGCTACGCCGAACTCCGCAAGAACGTCCCGCGCGGCATGCTGGTCACCACCGGCGAGCACGAGGCCACCCGCTGGGGCTTCCGCATGCTGATGGAAATGGACTGCTGCGACATCGTGCAGCCGGACGTGAACTGGTGCGGCGGACTCACTGAATTAATTAAGATTTCGGCGCTGGCCGACGCACACGGCAAGCTCGTCGTCCCGCACGGATCGAGCGTCTACTCGTACCACTTCGTCTGCACCCGGCAGAACAGCCCGTTCGCGGAGTTCCTCATGATGGCACCGAAGGCCGACAAGGTCGTCCCGATGTTCTCGCCCATGCTCGAGGGCGAGCCGGTGCCCGTGAACGGCAAGATCAAGATGTCGGAGCTCGACAAGCCCGGCTTCGGCGTGACCCTCGCCGAGGGGCTGACGCTCGAACGTCCCTACACGCACTGA
- a CDS encoding LysR family transcriptional regulator has product MLQSQITIGAPALMSNFIQTLRFRHLALVEALAAHGTMHRATEALNMTQSTGSKMLMDVEAMVGCPLFVREPRGMRVTEMGELFVAHAREQLGRLKRFEEGFLAMRQGGYGTLVVGAIMGSAPDLVATTVADVKRARPHLTVRLVGETSDQILRLLERGDLDLAVGRVSDPRHRTMFAFEPLSNEPLAIVVRAGHALLSSGGPFSPADLIDQPWVLQPTATPARRTLDATFDRVGRRPTNVVEAESIFGILHLVQQSDAIALLPIAVARDHIRAGLLAELACTEVLTIAGFGLITRRDAPLSDAAVMFAAGLRRCVAAGLPAASAA; this is encoded by the coding sequence ATGCTGCAATCGCAAATCACGATCGGTGCGCCTGCTCTGATGAGCAACTTCATCCAAACGTTGCGCTTTCGGCATCTTGCGCTGGTGGAGGCTCTGGCGGCACACGGGACCATGCATCGCGCCACCGAGGCGCTGAACATGACCCAGTCCACCGGCTCCAAGATGCTGATGGACGTGGAGGCGATGGTCGGATGCCCGCTCTTCGTGCGCGAGCCGCGCGGCATGCGCGTGACCGAGATGGGCGAGCTCTTCGTCGCCCACGCCCGTGAGCAGCTCGGCCGGCTGAAGCGGTTCGAGGAGGGGTTCCTGGCGATGCGTCAGGGCGGCTACGGCACGCTCGTCGTCGGCGCCATCATGGGTTCCGCGCCCGATCTTGTGGCGACGACGGTGGCGGACGTGAAGCGCGCGCGCCCGCACCTGACGGTCCGCCTCGTCGGCGAGACCAGCGACCAGATCCTGCGGCTCCTGGAGCGCGGCGACCTCGACCTCGCGGTCGGCCGCGTCAGCGACCCGCGCCACCGGACGATGTTCGCGTTCGAGCCGCTGTCGAACGAGCCGCTCGCCATCGTGGTGCGGGCGGGGCATGCGCTGCTCTCGTCCGGCGGACCGTTCTCGCCGGCGGACCTCATCGACCAGCCTTGGGTGCTGCAACCGACCGCGACGCCCGCCCGCCGCACGCTGGATGCGACGTTCGATCGCGTCGGGCGGCGGCCGACGAACGTGGTGGAGGCGGAGTCGATCTTCGGCATCCTCCACCTCGTGCAGCAGTCGGACGCCATCGCGCTGCTGCCGATCGCCGTGGCGCGGGACCACATCAGGGCCGGCCTCCTCGCGGAGCTCGCCTGCACGGAGGTGCTGACGATCGCGGGGTTCGGCCTCATCACCCGCCGGGACGCGCCGCTCAGTGACGCCGCGGTGATGTTCGCCGCGGGACTGAGGCGGTGCGTGGCCGCCGGACTGCCGGCGGCGAGCGCCGCCTGA
- a CDS encoding NAD kinase, whose protein sequence is MTRSLERMAFVAAETAEARTAAQTLTDRYGSYEPDDADVIVALGGDGLMLSCLHRFMSTGKPTFGMNRGSVGFLMNDFALDRLHERIAAAEMTTIRPLHMRATNVRDEVFEARAINEVSILRQTYQAAKLAIHIDERPRLRELICDGILVATPAGSTAYNLSAHGPILPINAQLLALTPISAFRPRRWRGALLPAHVTVTIEALEQNKRPIAAAADHVEIRQVARVEVREDRDASCVIMFDPDHSWDERILAEQFMY, encoded by the coding sequence GTGACCCGCAGCCTTGAGCGCATGGCCTTCGTGGCCGCGGAAACCGCCGAGGCCCGGACCGCAGCCCAGACGCTCACCGACCGCTACGGCTCTTACGAGCCTGATGATGCGGACGTCATCGTCGCCCTCGGCGGCGACGGGCTGATGCTGTCGTGCCTGCACCGTTTCATGTCCACCGGCAAGCCCACCTTCGGGATGAACCGTGGCTCGGTCGGCTTCCTGATGAACGACTTCGCGCTCGACCGCCTGCACGAGCGCATCGCCGCCGCCGAGATGACGACGATCCGCCCCCTCCACATGCGCGCCACCAACGTGCGCGACGAGGTGTTCGAGGCACGGGCGATCAACGAGGTCTCGATCCTGCGCCAGACCTACCAGGCCGCCAAGCTCGCGATCCACATCGACGAGCGCCCGCGCCTGCGCGAGCTCATCTGCGACGGCATCCTCGTCGCGACGCCGGCGGGATCGACCGCCTACAACCTCTCCGCCCACGGCCCGATCCTGCCGATCAACGCGCAGCTCCTCGCGTTGACGCCCATTTCGGCATTCCGGCCCCGGCGCTGGCGCGGCGCGCTCCTCCCCGCCCACGTCACGGTGACGATCGAGGCGCTGGAGCAGAACAAGCGGCCCATCGCCGCCGCCGCGGACCACGTGGAGATCCGCCAGGTCGCCCGCGTCGAAGTGCGCGAGGACCGCGACGCGAGCTGCGTCATCATGTTCGACCCGGATCACTCGTGGGACGAGCGCATCCTCGCCGAGCAGTTCATGTACTGA
- a CDS encoding multidrug effflux MFS transporter, whose amino-acid sequence MTPPECPSAEFEPAQRYAPSTEPDAPDAPRTPAAPAKPNTITAPTAPAAAAQTTDPTPTRSPAPLWLLISVSTVQPIALNMYVPAMGTMQSDLSTTRALISATLSAFLVATALATLVVGALSDLRGRRPVLIGGLALFAVGSAMCAAAPTITVLIVGRIVQAIGSSVGLALSRAVVRDIYGARSSASAIAYVTMGMAVAPMLAPSLGGVMSQALGWRSIFLFMAIVGVATTVATVARLGETHPPAPGRGGFQRMKDEARELFGIRAFWHFVAALAFICTSFFAFIAGSAFVAETILGLPPAVYGLYFMCVAAGYIVGNFCTGRFVERLGLVMMIRTGTVVTLAGIVLAALAPVAGIIHPLAFFGPMTLVGLGNGFALPNAIAGAVSVRPHLAGTASGLAGSFQLGAGAVASLVVGLLCDFNPWPDTMWPVMGPMLIGGTIALFFSFTLRRGMVS is encoded by the coding sequence GTGACTCCACCAGAGTGCCCGTCGGCCGAGTTCGAGCCGGCGCAACGCTATGCGCCGTCGACAGAGCCAGACGCACCCGACGCCCCTCGGACCCCGGCGGCCCCCGCGAAGCCGAACACCATCACCGCGCCGACCGCCCCTGCCGCCGCCGCGCAGACGACCGACCCGACCCCGACCCGCAGCCCGGCACCGCTGTGGCTCCTGATTTCCGTCTCCACGGTCCAGCCCATCGCGCTCAACATGTACGTGCCCGCCATGGGCACCATGCAGAGCGACCTGAGCACGACGCGCGCGCTCATCTCGGCCACGCTCTCCGCCTTCCTCGTCGCCACCGCGCTCGCGACGCTGGTGGTCGGCGCCCTGTCGGACCTGCGCGGACGGCGGCCGGTGCTGATCGGCGGGCTGGCGCTGTTCGCCGTGGGCTCGGCGATGTGCGCTGCGGCGCCCACCATCACGGTGCTGATCGTCGGGCGCATCGTCCAGGCGATCGGCAGCAGCGTGGGGCTGGCGCTGTCGCGGGCGGTGGTGCGCGACATCTACGGCGCGCGCTCCTCCGCCTCCGCCATCGCCTACGTCACCATGGGCATGGCCGTGGCGCCGATGCTGGCGCCCAGCCTCGGCGGCGTCATGTCCCAGGCTCTCGGCTGGCGCAGCATCTTCCTGTTCATGGCCATCGTCGGCGTCGCCACCACGGTGGCGACGGTCGCCCGCCTCGGCGAGACGCACCCGCCGGCACCCGGGCGCGGCGGCTTCCAGCGCATGAAGGACGAGGCGCGCGAGCTCTTCGGCATCCGCGCCTTCTGGCATTTCGTGGCCGCGCTCGCGTTCATCTGCACGAGCTTCTTTGCGTTCATCGCCGGCAGCGCCTTCGTCGCCGAAACGATCCTCGGCCTGCCCCCGGCGGTCTACGGCCTCTACTTCATGTGCGTCGCGGCCGGGTACATCGTCGGCAACTTCTGCACGGGGCGCTTCGTCGAGCGGCTCGGGCTCGTGATGATGATCCGCACCGGCACGGTCGTCACGCTGGCGGGGATCGTGCTGGCGGCGCTCGCGCCGGTCGCGGGGATCATCCACCCCCTCGCCTTCTTCGGGCCGATGACGCTGGTCGGCCTCGGCAACGGCTTCGCGCTTCCCAACGCGATCGCCGGCGCAGTCAGCGTGCGTCCGCACCTTGCCGGCACCGCCTCCGGCCTTGCCGGCTCCTTCCAGCTCGGCGCCGGCGCCGTGGCGAGCCTCGTCGTGGGCCTCCTGTGCGACTTCAACCCGTGGCCGGACACGATGTGGCCCGTCATGGGGCCGATGCTGATCGGCGGCACGATCGCGCTGTTCTTCAGCTTCACCCTGCGGCGCGGCATGGTGAGCTGA
- the moaA gene encoding GTP 3',8-cyclase MoaA, translating into MTSVLEDTFGRRVTYLRISVTDRCDFRCVYCMSENMSFLPKRDLLTLEELDRVSTAFVERGVTKLRITGGEPLVRRNVMSLFRDLSRHLKSGALEELTLTTNGSQLGKYATELADCGVRRVNVSLDTLDPDNFRAITRWGNLDKVLEGIDAAQAAGLKVKINMVALKDANEDEIVPMLRYCHERGHDLTLIETMPLGEIEADRTDQYLPLSTVRQRLAEEFTLTDLTDRTGGPARYVRVEETGGRVGFITPLTHNFCESCNRVRLTCTGTLFLCLGQDHAVDLRAPMRQSEGNEALHRAIDHGMGIKPKGHDFVIERRNERPAVARHMSTTGG; encoded by the coding sequence ATGACGTCAGTCCTGGAGGACACATTCGGTCGGCGGGTCACGTACCTGCGCATCTCGGTCACCGACCGGTGCGACTTCCGGTGCGTCTACTGCATGTCCGAGAACATGTCGTTCCTTCCCAAGCGCGACCTCCTCACGCTGGAGGAGCTCGACCGCGTGTCGACGGCGTTCGTCGAGCGCGGTGTCACCAAGCTGAGGATCACAGGCGGCGAGCCGCTGGTGCGACGCAACGTGATGAGCCTCTTCCGCGACCTCTCCCGCCACCTCAAGAGCGGCGCGCTCGAGGAGCTGACCCTCACCACCAACGGCTCGCAGCTCGGCAAGTACGCGACCGAGCTCGCCGACTGCGGGGTGCGCCGCGTCAACGTCTCGCTCGACACGCTGGACCCGGACAATTTCCGCGCGATCACCCGCTGGGGCAACCTCGACAAGGTGCTCGAGGGGATCGACGCCGCGCAGGCCGCCGGCCTCAAGGTCAAGATCAACATGGTCGCCCTCAAGGACGCCAACGAGGACGAGATCGTGCCGATGCTGCGCTACTGTCACGAGCGCGGCCATGACCTCACCCTGATCGAGACGATGCCGCTGGGCGAGATCGAGGCGGACCGGACCGACCAGTACCTGCCGCTCTCCACCGTGCGCCAGCGCCTCGCCGAGGAGTTCACCCTCACGGACCTCACCGATCGCACCGGCGGTCCGGCCCGCTACGTGCGGGTGGAGGAGACCGGCGGGCGCGTCGGCTTCATCACGCCGCTGACGCACAATTTCTGCGAAAGCTGCAACCGGGTGCGCCTGACCTGCACCGGCACACTCTTCCTGTGCCTCGGCCAGGACCACGCCGTCGACCTGCGCGCGCCGATGCGCCAGTCGGAGGGCAACGAGGCGCTGCACCGGGCCATCGACCATGGCATGGGCATCAAGCCCAAGGGCCACGACTTCGTCATCGAACGCCGAAACGAACGGCCGGCGGTCGCGCGGCACATGTCCACGACCGGGGGCTGA